One stretch of Planococcus sp. PAMC 21323 DNA includes these proteins:
- a CDS encoding ABC transporter ATP-binding protein, which produces MTNTILTVEDLHVAFKTQHGKLTAVRGVNFELKKGETLAIVGESGSGKSVTAKSIMQLLPAATTEVTKGDISYNGESLLKMTKNQITDLRGSEISMVFQDPMTSLNPTMKVGKQIMEGVQRHERLTKAQARQRALDMLKLVGIPQAENRLDNYPHQFSGGMRQRVVIALALACNPKVLIADEPTTALDVTIQAQILELMKDLQKKTETAIILITHDLGVVANMADRVAVMYGGKIVEQGTLDEIFYNPQHPYTLGLLRSMPKLNEDRGQPLMPIAGSPPNLATLGEGCSFAARCPHTMAVCHTYTPQDIVTETGHSVACWLQDSRVSKAPAGAKAVDSGNFSS; this is translated from the coding sequence ATGACCAATACCATTTTGACAGTCGAAGACTTGCATGTAGCGTTTAAAACTCAACACGGTAAACTGACAGCGGTACGGGGCGTGAACTTTGAGTTAAAAAAAGGGGAAACACTCGCGATTGTTGGGGAATCGGGTTCCGGTAAATCAGTAACAGCGAAATCTATTATGCAATTATTACCTGCAGCCACGACCGAAGTAACAAAAGGCGATATTAGCTATAATGGTGAAAGTTTATTGAAGATGACAAAAAACCAAATTACTGATTTACGTGGCTCAGAAATCTCAATGGTGTTTCAAGATCCAATGACTTCCTTAAATCCGACAATGAAAGTCGGTAAGCAGATTATGGAAGGCGTTCAGCGTCATGAGCGTTTAACAAAAGCTCAGGCGCGTCAACGTGCGCTAGATATGTTAAAGCTAGTTGGAATTCCACAAGCAGAAAATCGACTTGATAATTATCCACATCAGTTTTCGGGAGGCATGAGGCAGCGTGTTGTCATCGCGCTCGCACTTGCTTGTAATCCGAAAGTGTTAATCGCGGATGAACCAACGACTGCACTCGATGTAACAATTCAAGCACAAATTCTTGAATTGATGAAAGACTTACAAAAGAAAACCGAAACCGCCATTATTTTGATTACGCATGACTTGGGTGTGGTGGCCAATATGGCAGATCGGGTAGCGGTGATGTATGGCGGAAAAATCGTCGAGCAAGGAACGCTAGATGAGATTTTTTATAACCCACAGCATCCATATACGCTTGGACTTTTACGTTCTATGCCAAAACTAAACGAAGATCGCGGGCAGCCGTTAATGCCGATTGCCGGATCACCACCAAATTTAGCGACTCTTGGAGAAGGCTGTTCATTTGCTGCAAGGTGTCCACATACGATGGCGGTATGTCATACGTACACTCCACAAGACATCGTTACAGAAACAGGCCATTCCGTGGCGTGTTGGCTTCAGGACTCACGAGTATCAAAAGCACCTGCTGGAGCGAAAGCTGTAGACTCAGGAAACTTTTCATCTTGA